Proteins from one Podarcis raffonei isolate rPodRaf1 chromosome 1, rPodRaf1.pri, whole genome shotgun sequence genomic window:
- the B3GALT1 gene encoding beta-1,3-galactosyltransferase 1, translating into MASKVSCLYVLTVVCWASALWYLSITRPTSSYTVNKSFRTISIARKNVSFGNIRTRPINPHSFDFLINEPEKCEKNAPFLVILISTTHKEFDARQAIRETWGDENNFKGIKISTLFLLGKNTDPVLNQMVEQESQIFHDIIVEDFIDSYHNLTLKTLMGMRWVATFCSKAKYIMKTDSDIFVNMDNLIYKLLKPNTKPRRRYFTGYVINGGPIRDVRSKWYMPRDLYPDSNYPPFCSGTGYIFSADVAEMIYKTSLHTRLLHLEDVYVGLCLRKLGIHPFQNSGFNHWKMAYSLCRYRRVITVHQISPEEMHRIWNDMSSKKHLRC; encoded by the coding sequence ATGGCTTCAAAAGTCTCCTGTTTGTATGTCTTGACGGTCGTTTGCTGGGCAAGTGCTCTGTGGTACTTAAGTATAACACGACCCACTTCGTCCTACACAGTCAACAAAAGTTTCCGCACCATCTCAATAGCTAGAAAGAATGTCTCCTTCGGCAATATAAGGACTCGGCCAATCAATCCTCACTCGTTTGATTTCCTCATAAATGAGCCGGAGAAATGCGAAAAGAATGCCCCCTTCCTGGTCATTCTCATCAGCACCACACACAAAGAATTTGATGCCAGGCAAGCCATTCGGGAGACATGGGGAGACGAGAACAACTTCAAAGGTATtaagatttccactctctttcttCTGGGAAAAAACACAGACCCCGTGTTAAATCAGATGGTGGAGCAGGAAAGTCAAATCTTCCATGACATCATCGTGGAGGATTTCATCGACTCCTATCACAACCTGACTCTGAAGACATTGATGGGAATGAGGTGGGTGGCGACATTTTGTTCGAAAGCCAAGTACATCATGAAAACGGACAGCGACATCTTCGTGAATATGGACAACCTCATTTACAAATTGCTAAAACCCAATACCAAGCCGAGGCGGAGGTACTTCACTGGCTACGTCATCAACGGAGGCCCGATAAGGGATGTCCGTAGCAAGTGGTACATGCCTAGGGACTTGTACCCTGACAGTAACTACCCGCCATTTTGCTCGGGCACTGGCTACATCTTTTCAGCGGATGTAGCGGAGATGATTTACAAAACCTCCCTCCACACAAGACTTCTTCATCTTGAAGATGTGTACGTGGGACTTTGCCTGCGGAAGCTGGGCATCCACCCTTTTCAAAACAGTGGCTTTAATCACTGGAAGATGGCCTACAGCCTATGTAGATACCGGCGCGTTATCACAGTGCATCAGATATCACCTGAGGAAATGCACAGAATTTGGAATGACATGTCAAGCAAGAAGCACCTCAGGTGTTAG